A part of Helicobacter fennelliae genomic DNA contains:
- a CDS encoding NAD(P)H-dependent oxidoreductase — MKFLDNDKIIEAFHFRHACKVFDGSKKLSEQDFRTILESARLSPSSFGFEPWNLLILRDKAVREKIFAPTWGGQDALKNASEFVIILARKNADLHPQSTYITHMMNDIHGLNAEAQSLRRGFFDTFQKDHFCFYNNDPKIFDWACKQCYIALGNMLSVAGLLGVDSLPIEGFNRAQVEEILADSGLLDSKHFGVAVMCAFGFRLNEPKHAKTRQSLESITRFV; from the coding sequence ATGAAATTCCTAGACAACGACAAAATCATCGAGGCATTCCACTTCCGTCACGCGTGCAAGGTATTTGATGGCAGCAAAAAGCTAAGCGAGCAAGACTTCCGCACGATTTTAGAATCTGCGCGCCTTAGCCCTTCTAGCTTTGGCTTTGAGCCTTGGAATCTGCTTATCCTGCGCGATAAAGCGGTGCGCGAAAAGATCTTTGCGCCCACTTGGGGCGGACAGGACGCGCTCAAAAACGCGAGCGAATTTGTGATAATCCTCGCGCGCAAAAATGCCGACTTGCACCCGCAATCTACTTATATCACGCACATGATGAATGATATTCACGGGCTAAATGCTGAGGCGCAAAGCCTGCGCAGAGGCTTTTTTGACACATTCCAAAAAGATCACTTTTGTTTTTATAATAACGATCCAAAAATCTTTGACTGGGCGTGCAAGCAGTGCTATATCGCGCTTGGCAATATGCTCAGCGTTGCGGGGCTTTTAGGTGTAGATTCTCTACCAATTGAGGGCTTTAATCGCGCGCAGGTTGAGGAGATCTTAGCAGATTCTGGTTTGCTAGATTCCAAACATTTTGGTGTCGCGGTGATGTGCGCCTTTGGCTTTCGCTTAAATGAGCCAAAGCACGCCAAAACAAGGCAAAGTTTAGAATCCATCACGCGCTTTGTGTGA
- a CDS encoding arginase, translated as MQTLELVFPQWQGGDITRFFPELSAQEAAQGYYLGAQILKLLTESINPNLAKNSALVPISLEWTLDSNGQKIVQEGIIDGAILQKQTKSALQILRDKNPDRILTLGGECATSIAPFS; from the coding sequence ATGCAGACTTTAGAGCTTGTTTTCCCGCAATGGCAGGGCGGCGACATCACGCGCTTTTTCCCTGAATTGAGCGCTCAAGAGGCAGCGCAAGGCTATTACCTCGGCGCTCAGATTCTAAAACTGCTCACAGAATCCATTAACCCAAACCTTGCCAAAAATAGCGCGCTTGTGCCCATTTCGCTAGAATGGACGCTGGATTCTAACGGACAAAAAATCGTGCAAGAAGGCATCATCGATGGCGCGATTTTACAAAAGCAAACAAAATCTGCGCTGCAAATCCTGCGCGATAAAAATCCGGATAGAATCCTCACGCTTGGTGGCGAGTGCGCGACCTCTATCGCGCCTTTTAGTTAG
- a CDS encoding NAD(P)H oxidoreductase YrkL, translating into MQTLILLTHPDIAHSRVNRILKDTLLESSELKNALDSKTLQIHEIYKEYPHWQIDVGANKRY; encoded by the coding sequence ATGCAAACACTCATACTCTTAACACACCCCGATATTGCGCACTCACGCGTAAATAGGATATTAAAAGATACGCTTTTAGAATCTAGCGAGCTAAAAAATGCACTAGATTCCAAAACCCTGCAAATCCATGAAATCTACAAGGAATACCCACATTGGCAAATCGATGTAGGCGCGAACAAGCGCTATTAG
- a CDS encoding NAD(P)H-dependent oxidoreductase translates to MANRCRREQALLESAQNIIFQFPVYWFSCPPLLRKYFDDVFTHGWAYGSKGGKLKGKRICRTGARDGRI, encoded by the coding sequence TTGGCAAATCGATGTAGGCGCGAACAAGCGCTATTAGAGAGCGCGCAAAATATCATTTTTCAATTCCCAGTCTATTGGTTCTCTTGCCCGCCGCTACTTAGAAAATATTTTGATGATGTTTTCACACACGGCTGGGCGTATGGAAGCAAGGGTGGCAAGCTAAAGGGCAAAAGAATATGTCGCACTGGTGCGCGAGATGGTAGAATCTAA
- a CDS encoding NAD(P)H-dependent oxidoreductase, translating into MQKILILNGGMSYGESGGKLNLAFSEIIAQELEKLGKSVQTTYIAQGYEIKAEVAKWKDTDAVIWQMPGWWMGEPWIVKKYIDEVLYAEALGVLFSGDGRSRSDESKRYGSGGLCQGKAMMLSTTWNAPLYAFNEVGELFDGRGVDEVFAHFYKIHKFIGFSKFLPSFMANDVHKKPDFTKWEADLRAHVRGNFS; encoded by the coding sequence ATGCAAAAAATCTTAATTTTAAACGGCGGAATGAGTTATGGCGAGAGTGGCGGGAAGCTAAATCTGGCATTTAGCGAGATAATCGCGCAGGAGCTAGAAAAGCTCGGCAAGAGTGTGCAAACCACGTATATCGCGCAAGGCTATGAGATAAAGGCGGAAGTGGCTAAGTGGAAGGACACAGATGCGGTAATCTGGCAGATGCCCGGCTGGTGGATGGGCGAACCATGGATAGTGAAAAAATATATTGATGAAGTGCTGTATGCGGAGGCTCTTGGCGTGCTATTTAGCGGCGATGGTAGGAGTAGGAGCGATGAGTCTAAGCGCTATGGAAGTGGCGGGCTGTGTCAGGGCAAGGCTATGATGCTAAGCACGACTTGGAACGCCCCGCTATATGCGTTTAACGAGGTGGGCGAGCTCTTTGATGGGCGCGGGGTCGATGAGGTCTTTGCGCATTTTTATAAGATTCATAAGTTTATTGGCTTTAGCAAATTTCTACCAAGCTTTATGGCAAATGATGTGCATAAAAAGCCAGATTTCACCAAGTGGGAAGCAGACCTACGTGCGCATGTGAGAGGGAATTTTAGCTAA
- the murA gene encoding UDP-N-acetylglucosamine 1-carboxyvinyltransferase, giving the protein MDFLQIKGGALLKGEVSISGSKNAALPILSSALLAKNEVQIQNLPFVADVKTLAKLLEHLGSNITWESNHKVRIDSSRIIHTKAIYDIVRKMRASILVLGPLLARFRQCEVSLPGGCAIGARPVDLHIKAMEKMGAQIVIQGGYIVANAPNGLSGTRIVFDKITVTGCENVIMAAALAKGKTQIINAAREPEVVQLCEVLKEAGVEIEGIGTSDLEIMGTDGEALDFKPIRVIPDRIEAGTYLCAGAITNSQIKLTDVNPHHLDAILDKLKEIGFGIQIKNQSIEILPAKKLHHFDIITTEYPGFPTDMQAQFMALATQCEGTSSIQETLFENRFMHVSELKRLGAQITLNGNSASIVGKSNLIGADVMATDLRASSALVLAGLVAQGQTNIHRIYHLDRGYENLEQKLSLIGAQITRRKEE; this is encoded by the coding sequence ATGGATTTTTTGCAGATCAAAGGTGGGGCATTGCTTAAAGGTGAGGTGAGTATATCAGGATCCAAAAACGCTGCATTACCGATTTTATCAAGTGCATTGCTTGCAAAAAATGAAGTGCAGATACAGAATCTACCTTTTGTGGCTGATGTCAAAACTTTGGCGAAGTTGCTTGAACATTTGGGCTCAAATATCACATGGGAATCCAATCATAAAGTGCGTATCGACTCATCTCGCATTATTCATACGAAGGCTATTTATGATATTGTGCGTAAAATGCGCGCTTCTATTTTGGTTTTGGGTCCGCTTTTGGCGCGATTTAGGCAGTGTGAAGTGAGCTTGCCCGGAGGTTGTGCTATCGGCGCGCGACCAGTGGATTTGCATATCAAGGCTATGGAAAAAATGGGCGCACAGATTGTGATACAGGGCGGTTATATCGTAGCTAACGCACCTAATGGGCTTAGTGGCACGCGAATTGTGTTTGATAAGATCACTGTTACAGGCTGTGAAAATGTCATCATGGCAGCAGCTCTTGCAAAAGGCAAAACACAAATCATTAATGCCGCAAGAGAGCCTGAAGTCGTGCAGCTTTGCGAAGTGCTTAAAGAGGCTGGCGTGGAGATTGAAGGCATTGGCACGAGTGATTTAGAGATAATGGGCACAGATGGCGAAGCACTAGATTTTAAGCCAATTCGCGTTATACCCGATAGAATCGAAGCAGGCACATATTTATGCGCAGGAGCGATAACAAACTCGCAAATCAAGCTCACAGATGTAAATCCTCATCATCTTGATGCAATCCTTGATAAACTCAAAGAAATAGGCTTTGGAATCCAAATCAAAAATCAGAGCATTGAGATTTTGCCGGCTAAAAAACTTCATCATTTTGACATCATCACAACTGAATATCCGGGATTTCCAACCGATATGCAAGCGCAATTTATGGCTTTGGCAACGCAATGCGAGGGCACTTCAAGTATCCAAGAGACGCTTTTTGAAAATCGCTTTATGCATGTTAGCGAGCTGAAGCGATTAGGCGCACAAATCACGCTCAATGGCAATAGCGCAAGCATTGTAGGCAAAAGTAATCTAATCGGCGCAGATGTGATGGCTACGGATTTGCGGGCGTCTTCGGCGCTTGTTTTGGCAGGACTTGTCGCGCAAGGACAAACCAATATCCACAGAATCTATCATCTTGATAGAGGGTATGAAAATCTCGAACAAAAACTTAGCCTCATAGGCGCACAAATCACAAGACGAAAAGAGGAGTGA